From the genome of Phaeodactylum tricornutum CCAP 1055/1 PHATR_bd_18x34 genomic scaffold, whole genome shotgun sequence:
acaatttgcggaagaacagctgactgtgaatgtgaaagctgtgtgcCGGACGTCCgcaggttaggtatcccagaggagtagctctaaccctatttgatatcccagagggaataggtgatatcccagaggaaggatatgatatcccagagggaatacacgacacaaacaatttgcggaagaacagctgactgtgaatgtgaaagctgtgtgccggacgtcagcaagttaggtatcccagaggagtagctcgaaccctatttgatatcccagagtgaataggtgatatcccagaggaaggatatgatatcccagagggaatacacgacacaaacaatttgcggaagaacagctgactgtgaatgtgaaagctgtgtgccggacgtcagcaagttaggtatcccagaggagtagctcgaaccctatttgatatcccagagggaataggtgatatcccagaggaaggatatgatatcccagaggaaatacacgacacaaacaatttgcagaagaacagctgactgtgaatgtgaaagctgtatgctggacgtcagcaagttaggtatcccagaggagtagctcgaaccctatttgatatcccagagggaatacatgatatcccagaggaaggatatgatatcccagaggaaatacacgacacaaacaatttgcggaagaacagctgactgtgaatgtgaaagctgtatgctggacgtcagcaagttaggtatcccagaggagtagctcgaaccctatttgatatcccagagggaataggtgatatctcagagcaaaaccctgctatcccagagggattacttagacatcccagagggaaaccctgctatcccagaggaattacttaggaagagtttttggataaattttatacaGCAAGGTATatagttactactctgggatacccctccccttaggtcaactctcgtcttcttcacctgtcttaaatttcataaaaacttcgtaagctggttcgacaacattcagtgttctttctgcaccacgtgaacatgagaattattgatcactgataacatcacatgtgaacaccacataaataccatataagtgatatcgatattgaataccgtttgagaaccatttcaataaaacgcgacgaacaccattttcatgtcgcaacccataatacgagatatttggctgatatctatcagagtggaggatccacgattaccgtttgctacaagtccgataattgttgctgtataagtaaatgttccatccaaacaaactacttatcatccacacatggataaagcttggatccgagcttttagcaaacaataaattcttgtgcaatgcaccttcttcggtagatgaagagatccatggaagcgtcccaccatggagattttgcctcgtttcagaccgttagacggatacgaaacccagttaccgatcaacatgtctaccacatggaccattacgagaaactggcagtatattccaggcctctgcaggctttggcgactcaacaacgacatgaagagccaggtatttagctttacctccccaggcactatcggacttggcgatcactcaaacactcaaatcacaacgaatcaccctacctttgatcccgttacctcagcgtagaacgatgggtctgataaactagaaaactgcaacgataacgggctaaaacgtgtctgtgggaccaaaggatagtagatacgataaaaagacgtaaaacaaagacttataagcataaacccaagataaagggataatgaaccccgatatgcttgtcgtagggtttttctagaGTAACTTTAACCCTTTTTGAAACTCAGTGGCAactttttggatcccagtgggattCGTTAAGTAAAACATGAATCTCTGcgtaaagataaaatatatATTCATGACTAGACTTACTACACTGAGATCTCGTTTTCCTTAGTGATTCCATTCGTAAAAAATTAATATGTGTGAAACATAAAAGTATACATTCATATATAAATTTACTACGCCCGGATACCCTTTTCCTTAGGGATTTTAATCTGGCACAATTGCCAAAGTTGGAAAGGCCTCCATATCACTTATTTTCACCTGCCGTTGGGAAAGCCCGCCTGGCGCGCTCCTGGCATTTCTAGATCGATGCAAAATGTCTTTTTGGTATTATTGCAGGACTGTGACTTTCAATTAATGAGGCACGCCCATGTTGATGTAGTGAGGGACGACCCAGGAGTCGTATCAACAGCCGATTCGTAAGTAGAACAAGATTCTTGTTTGACTCGGTCGTAGAGTAAGGTATCAATTCCCCTCCAACGGTAACACAATCCCTTGCCCAataactgacagtgaggacgATTGATAGATTGATAAGATAGAAAGTCTTGGACCCAACACTGAAAGCTCCGTTTGCTGCATTTTGCTGTTTTCGAGAACGATGATTATACTTCGCTCCGTCGTAGCCCTTCTTGCGTTCGGCATGACAGCGGGTCAAGCGCCGACCTGTGACGTTGCGGACGCCGTGCCTAGCTTGCCGTTTCGAGTTTTGGAAGATACGCAACTGGTGAGCCCAACAGCGCAAGCTGGAGCCGATGTGTGTGGAATCGTGCCCGCTGGTAACGTACAGGGACATTGGTTCTCCTACACGGCTCAAGAAGACGGCTGCTTGGACGCCGAAGTCATTGGTCTCTCCGCAAGTGATGCTATGACGCCGCCTCTCGACCCCATCCTGTCGGTCTATACGGGGACTTGCAGTGCGCTTATGTGTACAGCCATGACCGACGACATCTCCTTGCAGAACCTCAACAGTCTCGTGGAACTTCAAGCCACTGCTGGAACAACCTACTATTTCCTGGTCACTGGTTTTGTGGGTGAAAGTGCTGGgcccttttctttcaccATTGCGGTAAGTTGCGTGGTTTCGCGTTGCTGATTGACGCTCTTTTGTACCCTACGTTGGAATTGTATCTAACCATcttcatcctttttgtcTCATTTCAGCCTTCTACGTCTACACAATGTGAGAATCCTTCTGCCAACCAAATCTGTCCCGTCTGTCCCAACGGTGGCGAGCCGGCTGCCGGCGCTCTCTTCGATGGAGAGACGCTGTGTTCCGATGCCGCGGTGGCCGGCGCAATTCTCAATGACGGTGGGGAAAGCTGCGCCATTTTGCAAATCGCTGGAACCACTATTTGCGGATGCCCCACCTCTCAAGAATCTTGCCCACTTTGTCCCGGTGGAGAGGACGTTGCCAACCCAGATCTGGTCGTTTTCGGCGATGGAAGCCTGACATGCGGAACCTTGAACAGTCTTGACGGAGTCGACACCTGTGGAGCCGTTACCGCCGGGTTCGCAGCTGAATGTGGCTGCCCCGGGACAAGCCCCTGTCGTCTTTGCGATGAAACGGCAACCAATCCAAATCCTGAACGCCTCTTGTTCAACTTTCCACTGGACAGCGTTCCGTACACCTGCGCGGATGCCGAAGCGGATATTAGAGCCTCGGCTGTGCTCAACCCCATTGAGCAAGGCTGTAGTCCAAGCCTTGTGAACTTTGAGACAGGATTCGATGTCGTTGAGTTTTGCTGTTTCAACGGAGACTTCCCAGCAATTGCGAACATTACCAATTGTGATTCAGCTAGCGTCATTACGGCCTTGCCGTTTACGGTCAGCGGTAATACAGGAGATGCCACTGCAGAAGTGAACGCCCAGGCAGAATCATGTGGCCTCCTGAACTACGGAGAACACCAGGGAGAATGGTACACCTATACCGCTAATGCGAACGGCTGTGTAACCGGCCGGACTTCCGGAAACTTAAACTCTATTTTGTTTGTGTACTCTGGAGAATGTAGCGACCTAATGTGCGTCGCgatgaacgacgacgtctttTTATCAGTCTCCGGAAGTGAAGTGACCTTTGATACGGTTGCTGGGACGAGGTACTTCTTTATGGTCACGGGATCTTCCTCCGACGATGTTGACACCTACACTTTTGAGATTTCAGTACGTGCTCGAAAGTCGACTATGCAACATTTGAATTCGCGCCAACGGAAAAAAAGAGAGCCGGCTTGCCTACGTATGCCTCGTGTCTTACCACATTCTTTTCCtctctttttcgtttcaaaagcaaattgCAGGAAACTGTCCGAGCCCAACCGGGGGCAAACTTTGTCCCGTTTGTCCAGACGGTCGTGACCCCGATCATACCGCATTTTACGATGACGGCCTTCTGTGTATTGACGCAGCATCCGAATTCGGAGTTGTCGACAGAGACTCACAAGATTGTGTGCTATTCCAAACAATTGGAGCTTCCATTTGTGGCTGCCCAGTTGTTGCAACAGACACGTGCAAATTGTGTCCGAATGGAGAAGATGTCCCGGCTGTCGCGGCCGACAAGAGCATTCCTGATGCCTTAACAACCTGCTCGCAGCTCAACGATGTCGCAGGTGCCAGCACTTGCGGAAACGTTACGGCTGGTATAGCCAATTTCTGTGAATGTCCAAGCTCCAGTCCTATTTGCAGTTTATGTGGTGCCAGCTCCACCATGTTCAACCCTGACCTTGTTCTGTTGGAAGATGAAAATTACACTTGTGGAAATGCCAACGAAGATACACAGTACTATTACCTTTGGTACCCTCTCGACCCACTGTACTATGACTTTTGGTACCCTCTTGAAACCGAGGGCTGCAACCCTAGTACTGTGGTATCCTTTATTGATAGTGGTATCAACGTGATTGACTACTGTTGCAACGGTGGTCCTTTGACGGGAACCGTCGGTCCTACGGCTACGGATTCCCCGGCGGCTGCACCCACGGCTTCCTCGGACGTCCCGACTACCGATTCCGGCTCCAGCAGTACACCGCAGTCCACCTCATCGTACGTTGCAGTTTCGTTTCGAGGTGGAATTGTCACAGCGTCCTTGTCCttgctttgtttgtttgtctcTTAGAAAACGGGGAGCTCCCTAGGGTCAAGAAGAATCTCTCTACATGTTCATGACGTCTCTAGAGTTTCCTTGTTTGTTAACTTGGATCAGCCATGAGTATTTTTCTTGCTTCAGATACGCACAATTTTAAAAAAGGATACAATATGGCATTGGAGTGTCCTTGCACGCAAACAGTGtaaattgactgtgatctGGCTAATGTAGCCTTAAAAATGGACGGAACAACCTATGTTTACAAACTTATTGTCAGCCACTATGTCCTAGTTCTACAAGTGATCAATGGAGCAAATTTTATTTGTTTTCAGATACCAACAAAGGATGAAATTTGGAAAGGTCGGACGGACAGTGACGTTTGGATGttgcaacatacactgttgttactgccagccagaaatcttgattaggcgggtgtttcggtagggtgttttcacagcgtcactttagattagtaaggatttgaaaaagattttattgcattagaaaagaactatcgttctccgggttaaccaaatgggtttacttatgttgttggacagtgaacccagagtaattacttacaaaatcggatagtgaactcggagtaattacttacatgtcggatagtgaactcagagtaattacttacatgtcggatagtgaactcagagtaattacttaggcggagtttttggatagattatatacatcattgtatgaaagtactactctgggttctccctccccttagaatagacactagtAGCCcattattgttgcagttttctagtttagGCCAAAATTGCCATTTTGGGGTAATTTTGGATTGCCACATATACACAATTACTATGGGATTCCCCTTCACACTAGGGTAACAAGGTGGAGGATTTGAATGGTCTTGGACCAACATTCTAGAGGATACAGATCCTTTTGGTTGTGTAGATCCTACAGTTATATTTAGTTTTTCAGTATTGCTCTCTTCCAGGAGAGTTCCTTCAATGCCATTTACACTGTTGCACTACTTGTCATAACATTTCCACTGATGCTTACAGCAGCAAAGGTATTACCACCAAATGTGATACTGTTCCAGTCATAGCCTTCAATACTGGTTTTGGAGGACCATGTTATTCCATCAGTACTTGTCATGACGCAATTGGCATCACGACTTGATGACACTGCTACAAAAGTGTTTTCGCCATATGACACACCTTGCCAGCTACCTGCAGGGCATGGTCGACTTGTCCATGTAATGCCATCAGGGCTTGTCAAAACACGGGGTGCATACCCCACAGCAACAAACAGTCCATTGGCAAATGTTATATCACGTGATTCCATCTTATCATATGATTCTCCAAGTGTCCAAGTAATGCCATTGTCAATGCTTCTCATAGCCTGGGTACCGTCACCAACTGCAACAAATACTCCATTACCAAATGCAACAGCATACCATTCAGCAGTTGATGCACTCACTTGACTTGTCCAGTCAATGCCATTGGGACTAGTCATGACTCGATCATTGGTTCCACTCCATGCAACCGCAACAAATGTGTTACTACCAAATGCAACATCATACCAGTTGTTCGCTCTGGCACTCACTCGATTTGTCCAGGTTATACCATCAGAGCTAGTCATGACACCATCATTTGTGGTAGCACCCCAGgcaactgcaacaaagatATCATTTCCGAAGGCAATACCCCACCAATTGCTTGTTGATGCACTCAGTTGCTTGGTCCAGACAATACCATCACTACTGATCATGACACGGTCAGCTGTTCCACTTGTAGAGACAGCTACAAATAGGTTGTTGCCATATGTAATATCAGTCCAACCATTGGCTACTGCAGCGTTTTCCAATGTCCATGAGGATCCTGGTGGAGCTGGAGATGGTGCACCAGATGGAACAAATGAGGGCTCACCAGAAGGCACAGCTGATGGAGCTACAGAAGGGGTAACAGAAGGAATAGAGGAAAGAGAAGGTAAAGTTGAAGGTGCCAATGATGGAAGCCTTGAGGGCTCTTTTGATGGTGCAAAAGAAGGGACAGAAGATGGAAACACAGAAGGCTGGCTTGTTGGTGCTGTAGAAGGTATTGATGTAGGTTCAAATGATGGAATGGAGGACAAGGACGGTGCGCTTGATGGAAGAGTCGAAGGTACTGaggatggcaatgatgaAGGCTGGCTTGAGGGCTCAGAAGATGGGAGTAAGGAAGGCAGTGCCGAAGGAAGCGAACTTGGTGCACTCGAGGGTTCAGATGAAGGCAGAGACGACGGACCAGACGACGGCTCACTCGAGGGAAAAGGCGATGGCGCTGaggatggcaatgatgagGGCTGGCTTGAGGGCTCAGAAGATGGGAGTAAGGAAGGCAGTGCCGACGGAAGCGAACTTGGTGCACTCGAGGGTTCAGATGAAGGCAGAGACGACGGACCAGACGACGGCTCACTCGAGGGAAAAGGCGATGGCGCTGaggatggcaatgatgagGGCTGGCTTGAGGGCTCAGAAGATGGGACCAATGACGGGTTTGATGATGTAGATGGTACACTGGACGGTAATCTTGAAGGCACTGAAGTTGGCATTGCTGAGGGTTGTGAAGAAGGTGACAACGATGGGTCAAATGATGGCATACTTGAGGGTACAAACGACGGTACCGATGATGGGTTCAAGGATGGAAGAGTAGATGGTTGACTAGAGGGCTCTTTAGACGGGGCTGAAGatggtgaatttgaaggGACAGAAGTAGGAACCAATGAGGGGAGTAAGGACGGGATTGTTGACGGTATAGATGAAGGTGTAAATGAAGGTATACTGGACGGCTCTTGTTCTACCATAGGGGCTGACGTGAGTGGGGCACCTGAAACATCCATTGGTGAATTTACTGGACTCAAAGTTGGTCCCAAAGGAATCAA
Proteins encoded in this window:
- a CDS encoding predicted protein, which codes for MTRSAVPLVETATNRLLPYVISVQPLATAAFSNVHEDPGGAGDGAPDGTNEGSPEGTADGATEGVTEGIEEREGKVEGANDGSLEGSFDGAKEGTEDGNTEGWLVGAVEGIDVGSNDGMEDKDGALDGRVEGTEDGNDEGWLEGSEDGSKEGSAEGSELGALEGSDEGRDDGPDDGSLEGKGDGAEDGNDEGWLEGSEDGSKEGSADGSELGALEGSDEGRDDGPDDGSLEGKGDGAEDGNDEGWLEGSEDGTNDGFDDVDGTLDGNLEGTEVGIAEGCEEGDNDGSNDGILEGTNDGTDDGFKDGRVDDGAEDGEFEGTEVGTNEGSKDGIVDGIDEGVNEGILDGS
- a CDS encoding predicted protein; this translates as MIILRSVVALLAFGMTAGQAPTCDVADAVPSLPFRVLEDTQLVSPTAQAGADVCGIVPAGNVQGHWFSYTAQEDGCLDAEVIGLSASDAMTPPLDPILSVYTGTCSALMCTAMTDDISLQNLNSLVELQATAGTTYYFLVTGFVGESAGPFSFTIAPSTSTQCENPSANQICPVCPNGGEPAAGALFDGETLCSDAAVAGAILNDGGESCAILQIAGTTICGCPTSQESCPLCPGGEDVANPDLVVFGDGSLTCGTLNSLDGVDTCGAVTAGFAAECGCPGTSPCRLCDETATNPNPERLLFNFPLDSVPYTCADAEADIRASAVLNPIEQGCSPSLVNFETGFDVVEFCCFNGDFPAIANITNCDSASVITALPFTVSGNTGDATAEVNAQAESCGLLNYGEHQGEWYTYTANANGCVTGRTSGNLNSILFVYSGECSDLMCVAMNDDVFLSVSGSEVTFDTVAGTRYFFMVTGSSSDDVDTYTFEISQIAGNCPSPTGGKLCPVCPDGRDPDHTAFYDDGLLCIDAASEFGVVDRDSQDCVLFQTIGASICGCPVVATDTCKLCPNGEDVPAVAADKSIPDALTTCSQLNDVAGASTCGNVTAGIANFCECPSSSPICSLCGASSTMFNPDLVLLEDENYTCGNANEDTQYYYLWYPLDPLYYDFWYPLETEGCNPSTVVSFIDSGINVIDYCCNGGPLTGTVGPTATDSPAAAPTASSDVPTTDSGSSSTPQSTSSYVAVSFRGGIVTASLSLLCLFVS